A single Cetobacterium somerae ATCC BAA-474 DNA region contains:
- a CDS encoding FAD/NAD(P)-binding protein, translated as MACTCHEKDPLVPQIAKLEFVRRDTPDVTTFRIVSENGKAPFEFKPGQCAMISVPPLGEAIFSITSSPTEEGYIECSIKKCGVVTDYLHTLEAGDEIGIRGPYGNNFPVELLKGKDLLFIGGGIGLAPLRSVINYVMDRRDEFGKVDIVYGARTPEDLVHPKDIFEVWPKSENTDVYLTVDKEAENWNGHVGFVPSYIKELEFNTNKVALVCGPPIMIKYVLQGLEELGFKKEQVYTTLELKMKCGFGKCGRCNIGDKYVCKDGPVFRCDEITELPDEY; from the coding sequence ATGGCTTGTACATGTCATGAAAAGGACCCATTGGTTCCACAAATAGCAAAATTAGAATTTGTAAGAAGAGATACACCAGATGTAACAACATTTAGAATAGTATCAGAGAATGGAAAGGCACCTTTTGAGTTTAAACCTGGGCAGTGTGCAATGATATCTGTACCACCTCTAGGGGAAGCTATTTTTTCAATAACGTCATCTCCAACTGAAGAGGGATATATAGAGTGTAGTATAAAAAAATGTGGTGTTGTAACAGATTATTTACATACATTAGAAGCAGGAGACGAAATTGGAATAAGAGGACCATACGGAAATAATTTTCCTGTGGAATTACTAAAAGGAAAAGACTTATTATTTATAGGTGGAGGAATTGGATTGGCACCTTTAAGATCGGTTATAAATTATGTTATGGATAGAAGAGATGAATTTGGAAAAGTTGATATAGTTTATGGTGCTAGAACACCAGAAGACTTAGTTCATCCAAAAGATATATTTGAAGTTTGGCCAAAATCGGAAAATACAGATGTATACTTAACAGTTGATAAAGAGGCAGAAAATTGGAATGGACATGTTGGTTTTGTTCCAAGTTATATAAAAGAATTAGAGTTTAATACTAATAAGGTAGCTCTTGTTTGTGGTCCTCCAATAATGATTAAATATGTTCTTCAAGGACTTGAAGAGTTGGGATTTAAAAAAGAGCAGGTTTATACAACTTTAGAATTAAAAATGAAGTGTGGATTTGGAAAATGTGGACGTTGTAATATAGGGGATAAATATGTATGTAAAGATGGACCTGTATTTAGATGTGATGAAATAACAGAGCTTCCAGACGAATATTAA
- the rsmB gene encoding 16S rRNA (cytosine(967)-C(5))-methyltransferase RsmB: MNIKQRIIGLLSEFEKGKYSNILLNEYFSKNNLSKGERGFITEVFYGVIRNDIYLNYQLEKRTKAIKKNWIKNLLKISIYQATFMNSDDKGIAWEATELTKNKFGIPVSKFVNGVIRSYLRDKEDEIKKLKDEDKLDILYSYPRWFYEKIKKEYGDSTEQVLISLKKVPYMSIRVNTLKYSEKEFETLLKELKIDIIKKVDTIYYVDSGVILHTPEFKDGKIIAQDGSSYLAAKILNPLPGEKVVDTCSAPGSKTAVLGELMNNTGEIFALDIHQHKIKIIEENLHKLGLSNVKPIKLDARKLKEQGQKFDKILVDAPCSGYGVLRKKPEALYNKNMNNVHELSTLQYEILDSAAFSLKVGGELVYSTCTIFSEENTDNIIKFLNNHKNFSVLKFDLPQNVNGHFDSIGGFLIDYTEEILDNFYIIKLRKDFE, translated from the coding sequence TTGAATATAAAACAAAGAATTATTGGTTTATTAAGTGAATTTGAAAAAGGAAAATATTCAAATATTCTTTTAAATGAATACTTTTCAAAAAATAATTTAAGTAAAGGAGAGCGTGGTTTTATAACTGAAGTTTTCTATGGAGTCATTAGAAATGATATTTATTTAAATTACCAATTAGAAAAAAGAACTAAAGCTATTAAAAAAAATTGGATTAAAAATTTATTAAAAATCTCTATCTATCAAGCTACTTTTATGAATAGCGACGACAAAGGTATTGCATGGGAAGCAACTGAATTAACTAAAAATAAATTCGGAATACCCGTTAGTAAGTTTGTTAATGGAGTTATCAGAAGTTATTTAAGAGATAAAGAAGATGAAATAAAAAAATTAAAAGACGAGGATAAACTTGATATTTTATACTCTTATCCTAGATGGTTTTATGAGAAAATAAAAAAAGAGTATGGAGATTCTACTGAACAAGTTTTAATATCATTAAAAAAAGTTCCATACATGAGTATTAGAGTAAATACTTTAAAATACTCTGAAAAAGAGTTTGAAACTCTTTTAAAAGAGTTAAAAATTGACATTATTAAAAAAGTTGATACTATTTATTATGTTGATTCAGGAGTTATATTACATACACCTGAATTTAAAGATGGAAAAATCATTGCTCAAGATGGCTCTTCATATTTAGCTGCAAAAATTCTAAATCCTTTACCTGGAGAAAAAGTTGTAGATACATGCAGTGCTCCTGGAAGTAAAACAGCGGTTTTAGGGGAACTTATGAATAATACTGGAGAAATTTTTGCTCTTGATATTCATCAGCATAAAATAAAAATAATAGAAGAAAACTTACATAAACTAGGACTTAGTAATGTAAAACCAATTAAATTAGATGCTCGTAAACTTAAAGAGCAGGGGCAAAAATTTGATAAAATTCTTGTAGATGCTCCATGTAGTGGATATGGTGTTCTTAGAAAAAAACCTGAAGCACTATATAATAAAAATATGAATAACGTTCATGAATTATCTACACTACAGTATGAAATCCTTGATTCTGCAGCTTTCTCATTAAAAGTTGGTGGAGAACTTGTATATAGTACTTGTACTATATTTTCTGAAGAAAATACAGATAATATCATTAAATTTTTAAATAATCATAAAAATTTCTCTGTTTTAAAATTTGACCTTCCTCAAAATGTAAACGGACATTTTGATTCAATTGGAGGTTTCTTAATTGATTATACTGAAGAAATTTTAGATAATTTTTATATTATTAAACTAAGAAAGGATTTTGAATAA
- a CDS encoding 4Fe-4S dicluster domain-containing protein, translating into MKKLSKKNLNALWEIINEEYNLFLPKKDRGILKFKNFIEEGEVDLETLKTTVPLKNFVFPQNETYLKFKTENKKIKFKVEGVSEEKYVIFGARPCDIKSLEILDNIFLREPVDTYYKAHRDRGIIISLACNTIESSCFCEIFGIEPTSIFKSTDISLVDCGDFYYWNEVTEEGKILTEKLKNILENIEEVDKELHENRKEIIKKKSEENILNSLEINKIGELKEVFENEKVWKELSRRCLACGSCTYVCPTCHCYDVKDYAGNNSGERFRCWDSCMYSEFTLMAHGNPRTTQMQRVRQRFMHKLVYYPNNHDGIYSCVGCGRCIEKCPVHIDIVKVIKKLAVNK; encoded by the coding sequence ATGAAAAAGTTATCTAAAAAAAATTTAAATGCCCTTTGGGAAATTATAAATGAAGAGTATAACTTATTTCTTCCTAAAAAAGATAGAGGGATACTAAAGTTTAAAAATTTTATAGAGGAGGGAGAAGTAGATTTAGAAACTTTAAAAACAACAGTCCCTTTAAAAAACTTTGTATTTCCTCAAAATGAAACATATTTAAAATTTAAGACAGAGAATAAAAAAATAAAATTTAAAGTAGAAGGGGTTTCAGAAGAAAAATATGTAATTTTTGGTGCTAGACCTTGCGATATTAAATCATTAGAAATATTAGATAATATTTTTTTAAGAGAACCAGTTGATACGTATTATAAGGCTCATAGAGATAGAGGTATTATAATATCTTTAGCTTGTAACACTATTGAAAGTAGTTGTTTTTGCGAAATTTTTGGAATAGAGCCAACATCAATTTTTAAATCTACAGATATATCCCTAGTTGATTGTGGGGACTTCTATTATTGGAATGAAGTAACTGAAGAGGGTAAGATATTAACAGAAAAGCTTAAAAATATTTTAGAAAACATAGAAGAAGTAGATAAAGAGTTACATGAAAATAGGAAAGAGATTATCAAAAAAAAATCAGAAGAAAATATTTTGAATAGTTTAGAAATAAATAAGATTGGAGAGCTAAAAGAAGTTTTTGAAAATGAAAAAGTATGGAAAGAGTTGTCAAGAAGATGTTTAGCTTGTGGATCGTGTACATATGTTTGTCCAACTTGTCACTGTTATGATGTAAAAGATTATGCTGGAAATAATAGTGGTGAAAGATTTAGATGTTGGGATTCGTGTATGTATTCAGAATTTACTTTAATGGCACATGGAAACCCTAGAACAACTCAAATGCAAAGAGTAAGACAGAGGTTTATGCATAAATTAGTATATTATCCAAATAATCACGATGGAATTTATTCTTGTGTTGGATGTGGAAGATGTATAGAAAAGTGCCCGGTGCATATTGATATAGTAAAAGTAATAAAAAAATTGGCGGTGAATAAATAA
- a CDS encoding O-methyltransferase translates to MLDELKEANEYVVSKIEEKDPLILEMEAFAIENNVPIVTKEVAKYLEFLTSSHNFKNILEIGTAIGYSGTIMGRVAKKNGGKLTTIEIDEIRYNQALENFKKGELLNSVNLILGDGVEEVKKLNEKFDFIFIDASKGHYMEFFTDSFERLADDGMIFIDNIMFRGYLYKEYPKRFKTIVRRLDEFITYLSKNHNFVLLPFGDGIGLVRK, encoded by the coding sequence ATGTTAGACGAATTAAAAGAAGCTAATGAATATGTTGTTAGCAAAATAGAGGAAAAGGATCCTTTAATCTTAGAGATGGAAGCCTTTGCAATTGAAAATAATGTACCTATTGTTACAAAAGAAGTTGCTAAATATCTTGAATTTTTAACTTCTAGTCACAATTTTAAAAATATACTTGAAATAGGAACTGCTATTGGATACTCTGGAACTATTATGGGAAGAGTTGCAAAAAAAAATGGTGGTAAATTAACAACTATCGAAATTGATGAAATTAGATATAATCAAGCTCTTGAAAACTTTAAGAAAGGAGAGCTTTTAAATTCAGTTAATCTGATTTTAGGAGATGGTGTTGAGGAAGTTAAAAAACTTAATGAAAAGTTTGACTTTATTTTTATAGATGCTTCTAAGGGACACTATATGGAATTTTTCACTGATTCTTTTGAGAGACTCGCTGATGATGGAATGATTTTTATTGATAATATAATGTTTAGAGGTTATCTTTATAAAGAATATCCAAAAAGATTTAAAACAATTGTAAGAAGACTTGATGAGTTTATAACTTATCTTTCTAAAAATCACAATTTCGTTTTACTTCCCTTTGGAGATGGAATTGGTCTTGTTCGTAAATAA
- a CDS encoding 4Fe-4S dicluster domain-containing protein — protein MIREKKNPKKNSEVQKIIELSKEKIDDCMQCGKCSAGCPANAGMDILPHQVIRFLQIGDVKKLRESKSIWNCAACFTCESRCPRDVSVSKLMEAVRQTVVRKQGEDRLTPEVVSKLMRDRDMPQQAVVSGFRKYSK, from the coding sequence ATGATTAGGGAGAAAAAAAATCCTAAAAAAAATTCAGAGGTTCAAAAAATAATTGAACTGAGTAAAGAAAAAATAGATGATTGTATGCAATGTGGAAAGTGTTCAGCAGGTTGTCCTGCAAATGCTGGAATGGATATTTTACCTCATCAAGTTATAAGATTTTTGCAAATTGGAGATGTAAAAAAATTAAGAGAATCAAAGTCTATTTGGAATTGTGCAGCTTGTTTTACTTGTGAATCGCGATGCCCAAGAGATGTAAGTGTTTCAAAATTAATGGAAGCAGTAAGACAAACAGTTGTTAGAAAACAAGGAGAGGATAGATTGACTCCTGAAGTTGTTTCAAAATTAATGAGAGATAGAGATATGCCACAACAAGCAGTTGTAAGTGGTTTTCGTAAATATAGTAAATAA
- a CDS encoding hydrogenase iron-sulfur subunit produces MSLEINKTEEFKPLIVAFCCNWCSYAGADLAGTSRLNYPANVKIIRVPCSCRVNPNFVLRAFQKGADGVVMAGCHPGDCHYSTGNYYTRRRFSVFTNLLQFMGVEKDRFKVDWISAAEANKFSTVMNDILEKVHKLGPNRKLRDMRWER; encoded by the coding sequence ATGTCTTTAGAAATAAATAAAACAGAAGAGTTCAAACCTTTAATAGTTGCTTTTTGTTGCAACTGGTGTAGCTATGCAGGTGCAGATTTAGCAGGAACGAGTAGATTAAATTATCCAGCTAATGTAAAAATAATCCGTGTACCATGTTCATGTAGAGTTAATCCAAATTTTGTTCTTCGTGCTTTTCAAAAAGGAGCAGATGGAGTTGTAATGGCAGGATGTCATCCAGGGGATTGTCATTATTCAACAGGAAATTATTATACAAGAAGACGTTTCTCGGTTTTTACTAATCTTCTTCAATTTATGGGAGTAGAGAAAGATAGATTTAAAGTTGATTGGATATCAGCAGCAGAAGCAAATAAATTTTCTACAGTTATGAATGATATTTTAGAAAAAGTTCATAAATTAGGACCAAACAGAAAGTTGAGGGATATGAGATGGGAAAGATAG
- a CDS encoding 4Fe-4S dicluster domain-containing protein → MGKIEILLEAKEDLIAKKIDVIIGWKKEDNSIESIPTFVENLEEFETLIIDDYCVNNLSKYLIDEANNGRKVGVFLKKCDEKGFEQIVMDNRIVKENIVTYKISCNGMKNFMTNEIFRKCEECLDETIDKYSDVKEIEEMSYDERYEYWMGEMSKCIRCNACRNICPACNCETCVFENKNEDVLGKANNESETGFYQIIRAYHVAGRCSDCGECERICPVGIPLGKINRKIIKDLDELYGAEEDTLSNYNIEDKDSFTEKKGGK, encoded by the coding sequence ATGGGAAAGATAGAGATATTATTAGAAGCAAAAGAGGATTTAATAGCAAAAAAAATAGATGTGATAATAGGTTGGAAAAAAGAGGATAATTCTATTGAATCGATTCCAACTTTCGTAGAGAATTTAGAAGAGTTTGAAACACTTATAATTGATGATTACTGTGTAAATAATTTATCTAAATATTTAATAGATGAAGCAAATAACGGAAGAAAAGTAGGGGTTTTCTTAAAAAAATGTGATGAAAAAGGTTTTGAGCAAATTGTAATGGATAATAGAATAGTTAAAGAAAATATTGTTACTTATAAAATATCTTGTAATGGAATGAAGAATTTTATGACGAATGAGATATTTAGAAAATGTGAAGAATGTTTAGATGAAACGATAGATAAATATTCTGATGTCAAAGAGATAGAAGAGATGAGTTATGATGAAAGATATGAGTATTGGATGGGAGAGATGTCTAAATGTATTAGATGTAATGCCTGTAGAAATATTTGTCCTGCTTGTAATTGTGAAACTTGTGTTTTTGAGAATAAAAATGAAGATGTTCTAGGAAAAGCTAATAATGAAAGTGAAACAGGATTCTATCAAATTATAAGAGCTTATCATGTAGCAGGAAGATGTTCTGACTGTGGTGAGTGTGAAAGAATTTGTCCAGTCGGAATTCCTTTAGGAAAGATAAATAGAAAAATAATAAAGGATTTAGATGAACTTTATGGTGCTGAAGAAGATACGTTATCAAACTATAATATAGAGGATAAAGATAGTTTCACAGAGAAAAAGGGAGGGAAATAA
- a CDS encoding CoB--CoM heterodisulfide reductase iron-sulfur subunit A family protein, which yields MRKVGVFVCWCGSNIAGTVDVEKVRDAVKDMPGVVHSVDYQYMCSEVGQNYLKDAIKEKGLDRIVVASCSPRMHEATFRKAAESAGLNPYLVEIANIREHCSWVHKDKEVGTEKAISLTKAAIAKATLNEELIAGTTAVEKRALVIGGGIAGIQTALDIADAGYLVDIVEQAPTIGGKMAQIDKTFPTLDCSACILTPKMVDAAAHPNITLYTYSEVENVSGFVGNFNVAIKKKPRYVDMDKCTGCGVCIEKCPSKKGKSEFEEGLATRTAIYTPFAQSVPKVPVIDKEQCLKFKTGKCGVCSIVCGTKAIKFDQEEEIINQKYGAIVLATGFDLIKLDEFGEYHYDHPDVITGLEFERLTNAAGPTKGKFVKPSNGERPKKVVFVQCVGSRDKSERGKSYCSKICCMYTAKHAMLIKDKYPDTEVYVFYIDVRTPGKNFDEFQRRAVEEYGVHYIKGMVGKVMPEGSKLMVQAVDTLSGVPLEIDADMVVLASATSAKPDAVALKRKLNISGDLNNFFTEAHPKLKPVETASAGIYLAGACQGPKDIPETVAQASAAAAKAIILLSKKELTNNACVSNVNKNICSGCKACSKMCPYDAIKVKMMDIYDHGKVVRKEVAEVNEALCQGCGGCTVSCRPGAIDLKGFTNKQIMAEVDAICL from the coding sequence GTGCGTAAAGTAGGGGTATTTGTTTGTTGGTGTGGAAGTAATATTGCTGGTACTGTCGATGTAGAAAAAGTAAGAGATGCAGTGAAAGATATGCCAGGGGTAGTACATTCAGTAGATTACCAATATATGTGCTCAGAGGTAGGTCAAAACTATTTAAAAGATGCTATAAAAGAAAAAGGATTAGATAGAATAGTCGTTGCTTCTTGTTCACCTAGAATGCATGAAGCAACATTTAGAAAAGCAGCAGAATCAGCTGGATTGAATCCATATTTAGTAGAGATAGCAAATATAAGAGAACACTGTTCTTGGGTTCACAAAGATAAGGAAGTAGGAACTGAAAAAGCCATATCCTTAACAAAGGCAGCCATAGCTAAAGCAACTTTAAATGAAGAATTAATAGCAGGAACTACTGCAGTTGAAAAAAGAGCTTTAGTAATAGGTGGAGGAATAGCAGGGATTCAGACAGCTTTGGATATTGCTGACGCAGGATACTTAGTTGATATAGTTGAGCAAGCTCCTACAATTGGAGGAAAAATGGCTCAAATAGATAAAACATTCCCTACATTAGATTGTTCGGCATGTATATTAACGCCAAAAATGGTTGATGCAGCAGCACATCCAAATATAACACTATATACATATAGTGAAGTAGAAAATGTAAGTGGGTTTGTAGGTAACTTTAATGTAGCTATAAAGAAAAAACCAAGATATGTAGATATGGATAAATGCACTGGATGTGGAGTTTGTATAGAGAAATGTCCATCTAAAAAAGGAAAAAGTGAATTTGAAGAGGGATTAGCCACAAGAACAGCAATTTATACTCCATTTGCTCAGTCTGTACCAAAAGTTCCAGTTATAGATAAGGAACAATGTTTAAAGTTCAAAACTGGAAAGTGTGGAGTATGCTCTATAGTTTGTGGAACTAAGGCTATAAAATTTGATCAAGAAGAGGAGATTATTAATCAAAAATATGGAGCTATAGTTTTAGCAACTGGATTTGACTTAATAAAATTAGATGAATTTGGAGAATATCATTATGATCATCCAGATGTTATAACAGGTCTTGAATTTGAAAGATTAACAAATGCAGCAGGACCTACAAAAGGAAAATTTGTAAAGCCTTCAAATGGAGAAAGACCAAAAAAAGTTGTTTTTGTTCAGTGCGTTGGCTCAAGAGATAAAAGTGAAAGAGGAAAATCATATTGCTCGAAGATATGTTGTATGTATACAGCCAAGCATGCTATGTTAATAAAAGATAAATATCCAGATACAGAAGTTTATGTATTTTATATAGATGTACGTACTCCTGGTAAGAATTTTGATGAATTCCAAAGAAGAGCTGTAGAAGAATACGGGGTTCACTATATAAAAGGAATGGTTGGAAAAGTTATGCCAGAAGGATCTAAACTAATGGTTCAAGCTGTAGATACGTTATCAGGAGTACCATTAGAAATAGATGCAGATATGGTAGTATTAGCCTCAGCAACATCAGCTAAGCCAGACGCAGTAGCATTAAAAAGAAAATTAAATATAAGTGGGGATTTAAATAACTTCTTTACGGAAGCTCACCCAAAGTTAAAACCTGTAGAAACAGCCTCAGCTGGAATATATTTAGCAGGAGCATGTCAAGGACCAAAAGATATACCTGAAACAGTAGCACAAGCTAGTGCGGCAGCAGCAAAAGCAATAATTTTATTAAGCAAAAAAGAGTTAACAAATAATGCCTGTGTGTCTAATGTAAATAAAAATATTTGTAGTGGATGTAAAGCTTGTTCGAAGATGTGTCCATATGATGCTATAAAAGTTAAAATGATGGATATATATGATCATGGGAAAGTTGTAAGAAAAGAAGTGGCTGAAGTGAATGAAGCTCTATGCCAAGGGTGTGGAGGATGTACTGTTTCTTGTCGTCCAGGTGCAATAGATTTAAAAGGATTTACAAATAAACAGATAATGGCGGAGGTAGACGCAATATGTCTTTAG
- a CDS encoding FAD-dependent oxidoreductase → MYTPEMRELIKKVEATRAQRIAQGDFPRMTADEKTDVLKENHPDYIEEGFVEIKIGPNKGDKVPTELGLLLHGKSRLENIDIDLNKIDYETDVLIIGGGGAGAAAALEAHKVGAKVLIATKLRFGDANTMMAEGGIQAADKPDDSPAKHYLDVMGGGHYSNVPELAAALVKDAPLAIKWLDNLGVMFDKEKDGTMVTTHGGGTSRKRMHAAADYSGAEIMRVLRDEVQNQEIEVLEFSPAVELVLDEERKVAGAVLYNIETEEYHVVKAKTVILATGGAGRLHYQGFPTSNHYGATADGLVLGYRAGAKLAFADTIQYHPTGVAFPAQIFGALVTEKVRSLGATPLNIDGEQFVYHLETRDVEASAIIRECNKKNKGIEAPNGVKGVWLDTPLIEILNGPGTIEKRVPAMLRMYQKFGIDMRKEPILIYPTLHYQNGGLLIDENGATEIKNLYVAGEAAGGIHGKNRLMGNSLLDIIVFGRRAGKAAGSISKDVEITNLTLNHVEKYHKMLKKENIQLSSISPMLLPNYTHRGK, encoded by the coding sequence ATGTATACACCAGAAATGAGAGAGTTAATAAAGAAAGTTGAAGCAACTCGTGCTCAAAGAATAGCTCAAGGGGATTTCCCAAGAATGACTGCAGATGAGAAAACTGATGTTTTAAAAGAAAATCATCCAGATTATATAGAAGAAGGATTTGTTGAAATAAAAATTGGACCTAATAAAGGAGATAAGGTGCCAACTGAATTGGGATTATTACTTCATGGAAAAAGTAGATTAGAAAATATAGACATAGATTTAAACAAAATTGATTATGAAACAGATGTACTTATTATTGGTGGTGGTGGTGCAGGCGCAGCAGCAGCCTTAGAAGCACATAAAGTAGGGGCAAAAGTATTAATAGCTACAAAATTACGTTTTGGAGATGCAAATACAATGATGGCAGAGGGAGGAATTCAAGCGGCAGATAAACCAGATGATTCTCCAGCGAAACATTATTTAGATGTAATGGGGGGAGGACACTATTCAAATGTTCCAGAATTAGCAGCGGCTTTAGTGAAGGATGCACCTTTAGCGATAAAGTGGTTAGATAATTTGGGGGTTATGTTTGATAAAGAAAAAGATGGAACTATGGTAACTACACATGGTGGAGGAACATCTAGAAAAAGAATGCATGCAGCAGCAGATTATTCTGGAGCAGAAATAATGCGTGTGTTAAGAGATGAAGTTCAAAATCAAGAGATTGAAGTTTTAGAATTTTCACCAGCAGTTGAATTAGTTTTAGATGAGGAGAGAAAAGTTGCAGGAGCAGTTTTATATAATATTGAAACAGAGGAATATCATGTAGTAAAAGCTAAAACAGTTATATTAGCAACAGGTGGAGCAGGAAGATTACACTATCAAGGGTTTCCAACATCAAATCATTATGGTGCAACAGCAGATGGTTTAGTATTAGGATATAGAGCAGGAGCAAAATTAGCATTTGCAGATACAATCCAGTATCATCCTACAGGTGTAGCTTTTCCAGCTCAAATATTTGGAGCGTTAGTTACAGAAAAAGTTCGTAGTTTAGGAGCAACACCACTAAATATAGATGGAGAACAGTTTGTATATCATTTAGAAACAAGAGATGTGGAAGCATCTGCAATAATAAGAGAGTGTAATAAAAAAAATAAAGGTATTGAAGCTCCAAATGGAGTTAAAGGTGTTTGGTTAGATACACCTTTAATTGAAATTTTAAATGGTCCTGGAACAATAGAAAAGAGAGTTCCAGCAATGTTAAGAATGTATCAAAAATTTGGAATAGATATGAGAAAAGAACCGATTTTAATTTATCCAACACTTCATTATCAAAATGGAGGGTTGCTAATAGATGAAAATGGAGCTACAGAAATTAAAAACCTATATGTTGCAGGAGAAGCAGCAGGAGGAATTCATGGAAAAAATAGGTTGATGGGGAATTCACTTTTAGATATAATAGTCTTTGGAAGAAGGGCGGGAAAAGCAGCAGGAAGTATCTCTAAAGATGTTGAAATTACAAACCTAACATTAAATCATGTTGAAAAGTATCACAAAATGTTAAAGAAGGAAAATATTCAACTAAGTAGTATATCTCCTATGTTATTACCAAATTATACGCATAGAGGGAAGTAA
- a CDS encoding FUSC family protein — protein sequence MGKEYDETLNKSLKISISVFWCVFLLKVLFNVNPFYAAIAAVSCLQGTIKDSFKVGVERVIGTIFGGVVGLFAIYFITTEANDFKGSLIMALSMIIIIFGCTYILKKPASSTIACIVFLGIATNMEGRDPYFWAGKRILTTIVGVIIALVWNWILSGEYKSFKKRKRV from the coding sequence ATGGGAAAAGAATACGATGAAACCTTAAATAAGAGTCTAAAAATATCTATTTCTGTTTTCTGGTGTGTTTTTTTATTAAAAGTGTTATTTAATGTAAATCCATTTTATGCTGCTATAGCAGCAGTATCTTGCTTACAAGGGACAATAAAAGATTCTTTTAAAGTTGGCGTAGAAAGAGTAATCGGAACTATCTTTGGTGGTGTAGTAGGATTATTTGCAATCTACTTTATAACAACAGAAGCTAATGATTTTAAAGGAAGTTTAATAATGGCTTTATCCATGATTATAATAATTTTTGGATGTACTTATATTTTGAAGAAGCCAGCATCAAGCACTATAGCATGTATTGTTTTCTTAGGTATAGCAACTAATATGGAAGGGAGAGATCCTTACTTTTGGGCTGGAAAAAGAATTCTAACCACTATAGTAGGAGTTATTATAGCTTTGGTTTGGAATTGGATATTAAGTGGTGAGTACAAAAGTTTTAAAAAAAGAAAAAGAGTTTAA
- a CDS encoding 4Fe-4S dicluster domain-containing protein has translation MTDKKMVDIYILGKKYTVPNTLTIMESMEYAGYQLKRGCGCRSGFCGACATVYRVKGNKEMKVVLACQSKVEDNMYLTQIPFFPGDKGIYNIDKLDSTADSIAKYYPEIYKCIGCNSCTKGCSQGLDVMQYIGYAQRGELEKCAHTSFDCVSCGICATRCPAGITHYNVGLLARRLTGKYISAETKHLNDRVKEIEDGEHDLALEELMKKDISELKNLYNNRDITK, from the coding sequence GTGACAGATAAAAAAATGGTGGATATATATATATTGGGTAAAAAATACACAGTACCGAATACGTTAACAATAATGGAATCAATGGAATATGCTGGTTATCAGTTAAAAAGAGGTTGTGGATGCAGATCTGGATTTTGTGGTGCATGTGCAACAGTTTATAGAGTAAAAGGGAATAAGGAAATGAAAGTTGTTTTAGCTTGCCAAAGTAAGGTTGAAGACAATATGTATCTGACTCAGATTCCATTTTTCCCAGGAGATAAAGGGATATATAATATAGATAAATTAGATTCTACAGCAGATTCTATTGCGAAATATTATCCTGAAATTTATAAGTGTATTGGATGTAATTCTTGTACAAAAGGGTGTTCACAAGGTTTGGATGTAATGCAGTATATTGGTTACGCTCAAAGAGGAGAATTAGAAAAGTGTGCTCATACATCTTTTGATTGTGTGTCTTGTGGAATATGTGCAACTAGATGTCCAGCTGGAATAACTCATTATAATGTTGGACTTTTAGCACGTAGATTAACAGGAAAATATATTTCAGCTGAAACAAAGCACTTGAATGATAGAGTAAAGGAAATAGAAGATGGAGAGCATGATTTAGCTTTAGAGGAGCTTATGAAAAAAGATATATCAGAATTAAAAAATTTATATAATAATAGAGATATCACAAAATAG